actgctatatcactgtatagtacaacgGAATAATTAATGTGCTTAATcaaaatactttaaatcaattagtaatttttttgtttcattgTTTTAAAGCATAGTATTTAGAACATATTATTTagcaataacaatatatttgtgaattatatatatataataacctaataaaaatattattaattcaaattaaattaattattacataccattatactttgcattaatatgtaattgtatatgtttacaaatttaacatatttcagttttagtcatttatacaatattatatatattaggaCAATAACGTTAATTTAATATACCAAGTTgtttataagtattatagcaaactataatattaaactttattaatatacttatattttattttttaaatattttaaaatataatttatatatacttcaaatctataaagtttaaaaattaatagtaattaatataatgttataactttatgataaattaaagcgtatAAAGAAACTCtattaatactaattaattttaatacaaaaagagaatagttactaaaattaaaacataaaaaatattgtatatatagtgcattttttatgtattactaaaaatgttagatgcataaaatatattttataggcATTGTTGTGTTGTCGAATCTCGATCGATATcccatgcatctatattttatgactacctattatatattggtaatatgtttaattaacaataaaaatattcccaTTAACCTgtaggtatattataatgtagacaattgttccaaatgaatctaattataattattatccaacctcatatataatgctattattacagttcagttggcgtaatataatttaaattaaaacaaatatgatacaaataataagttttactaaataaaatgttttatcaataaagaaacatattgtgttatacataattcaatataatcaCAGATTAacatgttttatataattgacaattatgatatatcaaatatctatattaatatatgcaatatagacattttattttaatcatattaaatatatattaacactcaattatatatattataacttatgaacaAATGTGACGTAacccttttcatattaatggcaaTGCTACGTTGGgagtacatatttttaacttcatcttctgattaaacatacgggatgatacatatattaaattagtgttcgaattataaaaaattaaatgagatataatacttagccctaaccccaATATGGGTCCCACaccataaaaactatataaaaattatgcaaaaattacttcgaaatagacaatttcttaacatatatcaaccattattactattcctggaaTAATCACTTCTCTtcgaattatatattaatgatcagtttcttctttatattttttattttttctcttaaatattgtttttgagctcgtttccgaaatccaaataacgaatactaatataaaacggtaaacaaattattttttgttaatgtttgcatatatttaatgaaaataatatttaaatattatattttttaattccttattatttaccttataagaaattcccaaaaaaattggtattgcaacaaatataaatgcaaTTGAAATTAGTGAATAAGTTAGAAGggatgaaaaattattacatttactttttaaattatcataagaATTTGATAAAATAGACAACATTTGAATATATGAATTGCTTCCAGAAGTACTAGAATATTTCTTAAgttcttcatatttttttaaaaattcattATCACATTCCAAATATTTCTCGCATTTTGGATTGACGTCATCAAGTCCATCATACAtgtcacataataatataaatgcttcataaaatttagacatgtcttcaaaattaatattcaGCAAatccttatttttatttataagctcaatataatttgtataatcAGTAACATTATCTATGCGCGTTTTATAATGTGTATTATCctttatatgtttaatataaaaatcatttagaTTCTTGATTCCATCATGTGACTTTTGATGTAacttataacttaaccacGCCAAAATGTATCCAACAATATTGATATTACTGTTTGCATAATTATTGAACGAAACAGAATCTCCAAAAATTGCTTTAAACAACCATAAACAAAAACcgttaattttatcgatatcAGTATATTCCTCTTTATTACGATCCATTTTGTATtgattattatcattaaattGATAATCTCCATTATTCAATCCATCGGGAAACCAACCTCTTACAGCAAAGAACATACCACACTatgaaaacatttaaaaaagtataataaaaatatacgtTAATGAaacttttataaaataaagtttaatgatgtttatatataatacaatatcaaaaaatgtaaaggaaattatttttttttaaaaaatgcatataccacgtccttattcattataatggtgttttatttttgatttgtaaattgagtaaaatcatgctgttttatatacacttcccccaatatgtgacataaatactttaatactatatatagcaactgtctgtagttaaatatattataagtttttcaataattaaattaatatagaataatattattactaaagaaaCGGTCTATTCCTGTTTTTGATAACTAATAAGCTGCCTTAAATTGGAgatatttaatacattttggtcatatctataatgtaatttatgattattaataacatccattataattttattataaaaatttaagtaGTTTagtaatgaatttaaaatacTCCCTCTTATACGTGTGTctcaatatagaaaaatacaaaatttttTCATGCTTTAAtaagtatatttatatcatgaacccgtaaatatataaaaattaataaatctattattagtataatttttaaaagtatataaatattttatatacttgtttcttataatatataatatagttttttctaaaattataacatttacaaaGTTACATTgttccattttctatgcaaattatataaatttatattgtttttaatgtttccaataactatattttgatttctacatacttcaatttataaatataccatattgagtaattttacaatatattttgcgCATAATTTTCACGGTTTaaaacaattagcactggaCCTGTATTTGTAAGCTTAAATacgtttttatatgtatattgtttttaaaataatactaattaaatattaaatattaacatataaataactattgatggaaattttaaagtataatagaaaactatgtttaattaagttattatatttcactttaagaggagagagataagatatctttgctcttttaatatataaatttatgtaaatattcGCTAAATTTTCtgaattgttcatttttatcttatatattctattgttatagttattaatgcatatacattcaaataatttattaaaatttctatattttattaattctatgataacataatgttgtttttaattaaatacgATTCATTAAACATTGACAAAATGTcatttaacatgaattaaatctttatcattttctccatggatccaaatttttataatataaaaccacatatcctcaattgaatctttaacaaatatataaaaattataacattataatgtattattatgtcttttcgataaaattcatattaatatttaattatatgaagtttccataataaaataatatttcaatattagttattggtatagtattttattagtttatatgtatagtcatataataataacgcattatatctataatcttatttataattattgaacaaaatatgatatgaaattttattaatatacttatattttatttttaaaaatttttaatgtaatatatttatgcctcaactataaaatttaaaaattaatagtgattaatctattattataccttatgataaataaattaaggCGTATAAAGCAGcttctattaatactaattaatttgaacacaaatgtaaaggaaatacaaaagagaatagtaactacaattaaaacatcaaaaatattgatatatagttcaattttttatgtattactaaaaatattagatgcataaaatgcattttatagatactgttgtattgtcgattcttGATCGATATtccatgcatctatattttatgaatatttattattacatttcagttggataacataatttaaatcaaaataaatatggtataaataataagttttactaaataaaatgctTGATcatataaagaaacatattgtgttatgcataatttaatataactATGGGTTAGAAAGTATTATATAAtgacaattattatatagaaaatgtctatattaatatatgtaatatagttattttactttaaccgtattaaatcgatatgaacacttattatatatattataacttatggaAAATATGTTATGTGACCCCTTTCATATTAGCTTATACCccttttggttgcatatttgaaCTTCTCATGATTAAATATACGGGTATATTTAATTAgcgttcaaattataaaaaattaaataaagatataatacttagccctaacccgaatatgggttccacaacataaaaactatataaagtTATGCAAAATTTACTccccaatagacagtttcttaaaatatgtaaatcattattattattcctaAAATTGTCACTCTcttcgaataatatattaataatcagtttcttctttatttttttagcatttctcttaaatgttgtttttgagatcgtttccgaaatccaaataacgaatactaatataaaatgttaagaagtatacgatttatttgttaaaatttgcatatataatgaaaatatttttaatttccttattatttaccttataagaaactcccaataaaattgatgctgcaacaaatataattgcaattgtaattagcatattttttgttactgAACTTCGTGGACAAGCTACAAGTTGTGAGATACTACTACATTTACCAATATATTCctgtttaaaaatattataatcatttgacAAACTAGACCATAGTTGTAAATAAGAACttcctttattaatatcaaaagcatttttaactttttcacatttttcaaaaaattctcCAGCAGTTTCTAAACATGTCTTGCATTCAGTACTTTTTTCTGGATCAAATTCACtatacatgttacataatgatttaaatgcgtcataaaaattagatatatctttaatatcgaTATTCATCGATTCTATTTTTGTATCTATAACATCCATATGAATCTTTTTACCACTACTACTATCAGAAGCTATATGCTTATTATAACAATCATTTCCTTTTATATTTCCAGTATGAAAATCGTTTAATCTCGTCGttctattttcttttttttgatttatattataacttaaccataaaatagcgTATTCAACAAGTTTATCACTATCTAAATCCTCACCAATATCAATACCATTGAATATAGTTAGCAATGCTATAAAATCAGAGATAAGTTTTGGGTCATCACTACTACAATTATTTCCAGAGAGTactaaatttaataaattcataGAATTATCTTTTCCCAGGGTTTTCGGATCACTAGCATAATATTCATCGATCGTATTAATTGATTTACactacgaatatattttgcgaattaaacaaaagaatgtattaatataaatattactaaaattaaaattaaaattaatataatttataggaatgcaacatacgaataatataagaaaaaagatatataccACTTCATTaaacattataatgaaattctgTTATAATTTGGAGATTATGCGGGgtgatgttatttatatatggtaTATTTACTTAATCTCTTTATGTAGCAGTTATCTTTCGTTAgacatattattcttaattttaacttcatataaaataataatacattagtattactaaaatcatattatatttattttatggaaattagctaaattaaattaaatataggGTTGTTTATACACTTTtgccatatgtatatatgatgcattttatacaaaaattgctattcttactaacatttggtataactttattataaaaattaatatactttataatgaatttaaaaaatatatacatgctttaatatagaacacaAACAACGTCATAAAACTCAAATActacacaaatataaaaaattaagaaagctattattattagaattcttaaagtatataaatagtaattttttaaatagattacatttgtatatacttgtttcttataatatatattatagttttttctaaaataattgaattttcaaatttagtTATATGCTCCACTTTctatgtaaaatatataaattatattgtttttatttaatatagataaattaaaaaataattttaatgtgttaaataactttatttttattcctacatattcCAATTGAGTAGTATTCtctattgggtaattttataatatattttcccatattttccattatttaaaacaacaattagcactgaatccgtacttattaatatatttataagattaaataaatctttgaatgtatattgattttaaaataatacatagtaaatattaacacataaataagtattgatgcaaattttaaagtataatagaaagcTATGCGTAATTATGTTGTTAAATTACCCTTTAAGAgaagagagataagatatatttgccattttaatatatatatttagataaatatttccTAAATACTATGCATTACTCATTCTTATCTTATATACTTATTgatatagttatcaatgtatgtacattcaaataatttattaaaaattctatattttattaattatatggtaACGTAATGTTTtagattaaaaaatgattattcaaTAAAAACTAATAATGTAATAagaattaatatagaataatgaAATGCCATTTAACATTAGTTGAGTCCTTAACACTTTCTCCATTAATACAGTTGTTTAGAATATAAACCACATATCccaaattggatctttaacaaatatataaaaattatatcattataatgcattattatttgtcTTTTCAATAACATTaatgtttattatatgaaggtttcacaataaaataatatttcaatattagttattgatagagtattttattaaattatatatataagcatataataataacgtattatatttatcatattatttataattattataacaaaatataattcgaaattttattaatatacttatattctattttttaaatcttttaaaatattatttatttatatctcaaaatataaaatttaaaaattaatagtgattaatctattattataccttatgataattaaattaatatatatataactactCCTACCAATATAAATTAGAACATTAGcataaattcaaattattgaaatgaaaaaaatgagtattatatatatttataatttataaatttattataatatatttatagtacattttttatgtattaataaaaatgttagatgcataaaatgcattttatagataacgttgtattgtcgaatatcgatcgatattttatgaatctatattattacatttcagttggataacacgatttaaataaaaataaatatgatacaagttataagttttactaaataaaattttcattaaataaaaaaacatattatgtatgcataattcaatataacacGAGGTTACCAAggcttatataataggcaattatgGTATTGCATAATACGACCTCTTATATAGTCaacatctatattaatatatacaatataaacactttattttaatcatattaaattggcatgaacactcaattatatatatattataacttataaaatatgttatgtaaCCCCATCCACATTAATGGTTATATCCactttttggttgcatatttggactttatatgtgattaaacatacgggtatagtatatatatttaattagtgtttaaattataaaaaattaaataaagatgtaatacttagccctagatcaatatgggttccacaaaTATAACCTAAATCCTGACCCATAGCATAAAagctatataaaaattat
Above is a window of Plasmodium yoelii strain 17X genome assembly, chromosome: 9 DNA encoding:
- a CDS encoding PIR protein codes for the protein MNKDVCGMFFAVRGWFPDGLNNGDYQFNDNNQYKMDRNKEEYTDIDKINGFCLWLFKAIFGDSVSFNNYANSNINIVGYILAWLSYKLHQKSHDGIKNLNDFYIKHIKDNTHYKTRIDNVTDYTNYIELINKNKDLLNINFEDMSKFYEAFILLCDMYDGLDDVNPKCEKYLECDNEFLKKYEELKKYSSTSGSNSYIQMLSILSNSYDNLKSKCNNFSSLLTYSLISIAFIFVAIPIFLGISYKYSLFGFRKRAQKQYLREKIKNIKKKLIINI
- a CDS encoding PIR protein, producing MFNEVCKSINTIDEYYASDPKTLGKDNSMNLLNLVLSGNNCSSDDPKLISDFIALLTIFNGIDIGEDLDSDKLVEYAILWLSYNINQKKENRTTRLNDFHTGNIKGNDCYNKHIASDSSSGKKIHMDVIDTKIESMNIDIKDISNFYDAFKSLCNMYSEFDPEKSTECKTCLETAGEFFEKCEKVKNAFDINKGSSYLQLWSSLSNDYNIFKQEYIGKCSSISQLVACPRSSVTKNMLITIAIIFVAASILLGVSYKYSLFGFRKRSQKQHLREMLKK